The Candidatus Nitronereus thalassa genome includes the window CCCCCAACACCGTGAAGGCACCAGTATAACTGATTGTCGCCACAAGCACACCCGCCAGGACCGGCCCACCGGCATGCCCCATATCCATAATCGTCCCACGCAATCCCATACCCGCGCCAATATTCTCCGGTGCCGCGAGGTCGGCGATAAACGCAGCAGAAGATGAGGTGATCACTGCCTCGCCAAAGCCAAACCCCGCCGCGAGACCGAGGAGGGGTAGAAATTCCGTCACGTAGGGCAGGCTCATGATCGTGACCCCACAAATGACAAGACCCAAGGTAATGAGTGGGCGTCGTCCGACCTGATCCGAAACTCGCCCCATCACCGGTTTCGATAAAAATGACGTCAAGCCTTGAATGCCAAATAATAATCCACTGTCCGTCAAACTTAAACCAATGGAAAGCGCGTACAAAGGCAAGAATGCCATGAGCGTCCCACTCGCCATCATTTTAGCGGCTTCTGCCAAACTGGTCATCAGCATTTGCGAATGACCGATCACCGTGGACAAACCCCGCTGCAAATCGGCCCACACTTCGCGAGTATCTTTTTGAGTCATCGGTGTTTCTTCTGGATACAAAAATAAAATAATCACAAAAAGGGCGAGCGCAACCAGACCGAATCCACCACCCGCAAGAAAAGCCTGAGTAAACCCCGCGGTATCGACCAGCCATCCCCCGAGCATCGGTCCCAATAACGCGCCACCCTGCGCCGCAGACGTATACCACCCCAACGCGGCCCCACGCGTCATCGGGTACATCGACGCCACTGAAGCCAGCACCAGAGGAGTAAACACGGCAGTCGCCAAACCATGAATCACCCGCAACACCGCCAACGTTTCGAGGTCCGGCACTAAGGGATAGGCAAACGGTGGAAGGGCAAAGGCTAACACTCCCACCAACATCAGGCGACGCCGACTCACCACATCTGACAGCGCCCCCATCGGGAGCTTGAGGAAGACCCCAGTTAACGTCGAGGCCGCGACTATAAACCCTACGGCCACAGGCCCCGCGCCTAAAGATTCTGCAAACGGCGCTAAGGCGGGCATGCGCACGAGGTTGTAACTCATAAATGAGCACAACCCAACCCCGCACAAGATAAGAAACACGGGAGTCGAAGGCATCATCGGCTCGCAGCTCCCGACGCACACGACGAACGAATATGGAAAGAGTATCCTGACAAAAGATTCATACTTATGGAAGGTAAGTGGTGAGTTAAAAAACCCGTGGAGAAATTAAATGGGTAAGGTTAACCAGGAGCGGAAAATCATACAAGCCGACAAATGAGTGTCTCAAGAAAAGACGCTATCACTGGTTTCAAAAACCTGTCAAACACAGGTCAGTTAACCGAACCGGTAATTCCAGATCTCCAACGGTCAAAAGCAACCACTCTCCAGAGGAAACATCCATTCAACGAAATAGTACTTTCACATTCGACAAACTTCCTCCTGAATGGACAGTTTTGCCAATTTTTCAAAATTTCCTTGTTCTACAAAATATGGGTCAATTGATAAAGCCAAACCCTACAGATTGAGGTCAAACAGTTATAAACCCTTCAAAAGATCTTCGTACGTACCTTTACCTCAGGATTTTTATCTTGACAAAATTTAGGCATTTCAAGATCATCCGATTTCTTAAAATCCTTACACTATTTTTTCATACTGTGCCCTGTACGTTTCTATGCTGATCGTCCTTATTCTTACTCATCATTCATGGATTGTTAGTTCAGGAGGAACTCGATGATTTCGAATCAATGCCGTCTTGATCCTTCTTGGACTGGAACCTCAACTCTGATGTTAGGACCGTCACGAAGTTTCACGAACGACCAAGGAGGGTCACAGCATGGCAACCGCTGTCAGCAGAAACGGACAAGTATGGTCTATTATTCTCGCGGGAGGTGAAGGAAAACGCCTCACCCCCATGGTCCAACAATGGTTGGGCCAAGCTTTACCAAAACAGTACTGTGCCTTTGTTGGAACACGCACCATGTTCCAACATA containing:
- a CDS encoding MFS transporter — translated: MMPSTPVFLILCGVGLCSFMSYNLVRMPALAPFAESLGAGPVAVGFIVAASTLTGVFLKLPMGALSDVVSRRRLMLVGVLAFALPPFAYPLVPDLETLAVLRVIHGLATAVFTPLVLASVASMYPMTRGAALGWYTSAAQGGALLGPMLGGWLVDTAGFTQAFLAGGGFGLVALALFVIILFLYPEETPMTQKDTREVWADLQRGLSTVIGHSQMLMTSLAEAAKMMASGTLMAFLPLYALSIGLSLTDSGLLFGIQGLTSFLSKPVMGRVSDQVGRRPLITLGLVICGVTIMSLPYVTEFLPLLGLAAGFGFGEAVITSSSAAFIADLAAPENIGAGMGLRGTIMDMGHAGGPVLAGVLVATISYTGAFTVLGGLQFVAAWGFWLMTYRSSAVQPV